The Melanotaenia boesemani isolate fMelBoe1 chromosome 11, fMelBoe1.pri, whole genome shotgun sequence genome includes the window GtttgtaaaaaatgttaatttatagCTACTTTAAAGAGttgacaatatatttttttaataaaaagtgattTAACTACCTAATTTTAGCTAGCATGCTTTAGGCAGCTCATACAGGTGTCATATTTCCATTTATCAGTTGATTTATAATCTTACTAAGTAAAAAGAAACTAACTAGAAAGatcccaaatgcatgtgtgtgtactgtattAATGATAACCATGTACACATCTtataaatctttaaaagaatCATAAATTGTAACTACATTTGCATCATGCACAGAGATCAGTGTTATAGTTGATGCTGACTTCCACTTAAGTATTTAAATCTTTCCTTTACAGATGTGGGTTTAAACCTATGCTGCATCCAGGCCAGATAATCCCTTGCTGATTTCAGTAGAGTGTGACTCCACTGTTTCTTTTCAAATGTATGTTTAGGCATATTGGGCGGGAAGGGTTCATTGGAGCATTCCCCTCCAAGAACACTCTTCACACATATTGCAAGCATATTCACCCGAAAAATTGTCTCTTTGAAAAGCTTGTCAAGTGAGACATCTTTGGGATTCAGGTCAGTTTTCTGGTCCTCCTTGATTTTTTCCAGGCCCTGAGTCATGAAGTGGAGGCTGCATTGCACATTTGGTCCCTGTAGAGGAGAGCTTTGGTTGACgtgcagcagaggaaagcctgGGTGCCAAATGCCAAGATTATCCCCATTGGCTTTGTCCTTAAagacaagaacaacaacaacattacTAAGTTTTCTTTGCTTATCACATGAAAGACCAAGTCTGCAATCTTACCGTTTTTATAAATGCAATACATCTCAAATTTTGTCTTAGAAGAAGCATTTGCATGGCTATgttaaggaagaaaaaaatttaatcaaaacaaaaaaaaaaaagatggcagcATTCACAAAGAGAGGATCAGTGacaaacaacacattttcttaTCATAAAGGAGTCATGccacaaaattaattaaaaaaaagtagtttaaatCTCATTTAGTACTGATGAATTGAAAATATGTTTCGAAGGCTAAATGTGTGTATAAATCTTTGGTAACCACATTAGAACTCTGCTTTCCAAAATAAAATAGCatgtactgtatatgtatatCTATATCCCGTAAATCATACCAATACTTCTGATATTGTTCTAATAGTATTTGTTCATATTCTATCATAAATTTGAATGCAGGCATTAAACTGTAAATTTCTAAGACATGAATTCAGCCTAAGATTGGAcagtatgtttttttccttctagaTTCTAGGCTGAATTCATGTTTGGGAAAGTCTAAAATACATTATGTCAATACTTGCT containing:
- the LOC121649666 gene encoding uncharacterized protein LOC121649666, which codes for MKYTAGLLRVANARLVILMLCLLTGPALKRSAAQALCQPKELIILTKSEVIKTLQSFDKANGDNLGIWHPGFPLLHVNQSSPLQGPNVQCSLHFMTQGLEKIKEDQKTDLNPKDVSLDKLFKETIFRVNMLAICVKSVLGGECSNEPFPPNMPKHTFEKKQWSHTLLKSARDYLAWMQHRFKPTSVKERFKYLSGSQHQL